One genomic window of Arcobacter lacus includes the following:
- a CDS encoding methyl-accepting chemotaxis protein — protein MKDLNISKKFTLINLIVTLLVLIIGYFILNKYKNDLIDEVHNDVVVNLKSLSEQRIKAKLEVGISNAISVANDSSIKESLATKNRELAISTLANLSSNMKESTPFKNIQIHLHTKDNHSFLRSWQVDKFGDDLSSFRNSVVKVNKEHIAVNGFEIGKEGLSLRAVVPVFDSNKIPVGSLEFMQGLNSVAISFDEEKRAFLLLMDLSLSVENVKDENKLDKYLISQKFINKDFLEDAKKIDFNKLLTDKHFESSKYFYTFNDITDFEGRKLGIALVAEPISYVNNAIEHASSIIWVALVILVFAVVLIMVISLLNMKNNILKPIFNLKKSIENISNNSSETTKIEVTSKDEIGDLVDSFNNYLDSIEKGLIQDQKVIEEAQTVIEKVNAGLFNDTIKQKANSKRVNSLISEINNMITTTQKNLLVLSDVLVALSNAKFDYNIPNIQGVTGVMASLLSGAKVTQSSINEIMCLIEKSNIELNTSSTELADASKKLSNSSNIQAASLEETAAAIEEISATVTRSTENASKMAMYAQNVTKSTNVGKELALKTATSMDEINNQVNLINEAIGVIDNIAFQTNILSLNAAVEAATAGEAGKGFAVVAQEVRNLASRSAEAAHEIKTIVGNATLKANEGKNITSEMIEGYNELNENIDITIKLIEDVATASKEQQLAMAQINDTVNSLDRATQQNANLASTISEMANKTSQLVIHLDDTIKQTSFDRSAHKRICDTTMIIDINKLKSDHINFKNMNFSQAKEGFKFTVKTCHECNLGKWIDSNEDKKFAKSKEWQDLKVAHENVHKLVQKTCDLYASKAENKEIFPVTKDIEDNIEIVFDLLNKVREINCEKE, from the coding sequence ATGAAGGACTTGAATATTAGTAAAAAATTTACTTTGATAAACTTAATAGTTACATTATTAGTTTTAATTATAGGTTATTTTATATTGAATAAATATAAAAATGATTTAATTGATGAAGTCCATAATGACGTAGTTGTAAACTTAAAATCTCTAAGTGAACAAAGAATTAAAGCAAAATTAGAAGTAGGAATTTCAAATGCAATATCTGTTGCAAATGATTCTTCTATAAAAGAGAGTTTGGCTACAAAAAATAGAGAATTAGCCATTAGTACTTTAGCAAACTTATCTTCTAATATGAAAGAGTCAACACCTTTTAAAAATATTCAAATTCATCTTCATACAAAAGATAATCACTCTTTTTTAAGATCTTGGCAAGTTGATAAATTTGGAGATGATTTAAGTTCTTTTAGAAATAGTGTAGTAAAAGTAAATAAAGAACATATTGCGGTTAATGGATTTGAAATAGGAAAAGAAGGGCTTAGTTTAAGGGCAGTTGTTCCTGTTTTTGATTCAAATAAAATTCCAGTTGGTTCTTTAGAGTTTATGCAAGGATTGAATTCTGTTGCTATTTCTTTTGACGAAGAAAAAAGAGCATTTTTACTACTTATGGATTTATCTTTATCTGTAGAAAATGTAAAAGATGAAAATAAATTAGACAAATATCTTATTTCTCAAAAATTTATCAATAAAGATTTTTTAGAAGATGCTAAAAAAATAGATTTTAATAAATTATTAACTGACAAGCATTTTGAATCTAGCAAATATTTTTATACTTTCAATGATATTACAGATTTTGAAGGTAGAAAACTTGGTATTGCCCTTGTTGCCGAGCCAATAAGTTATGTAAACAATGCCATTGAACATGCTTCTAGCATTATTTGGGTAGCTTTAGTAATTTTAGTTTTCGCTGTTGTGCTAATTATGGTAATTTCATTATTAAATATGAAAAATAATATTTTAAAACCAATTTTTAATCTTAAAAAATCAATTGAAAATATATCGAACAATTCTTCTGAAACTACAAAAATTGAAGTAACTTCAAAAGATGAAATTGGAGACTTAGTAGATAGTTTTAATAATTATTTAGATTCTATTGAAAAAGGATTGATTCAAGATCAAAAAGTAATAGAAGAAGCACAAACTGTTATAGAAAAAGTAAATGCAGGATTATTCAATGACACTATTAAACAAAAAGCAAATTCAAAAAGAGTTAATTCTTTAATATCTGAAATAAATAATATGATAACAACAACTCAAAAAAATCTTTTAGTTTTAAGTGATGTTTTAGTTGCTTTATCAAATGCGAAATTTGATTATAATATTCCTAATATACAAGGAGTTACTGGTGTTATGGCTTCTTTATTAAGTGGAGCAAAAGTTACTCAATCTTCAATCAATGAAATTATGTGTTTAATTGAAAAATCTAATATAGAATTAAACACAAGTTCAACAGAATTAGCTGATGCTTCAAAAAAATTGAGTAACTCTTCAAATATTCAAGCTGCATCATTAGAAGAAACAGCTGCTGCAATTGAGGAAATATCAGCAACTGTTACAAGAAGTACAGAAAATGCTTCTAAAATGGCTATGTATGCACAAAATGTAACAAAATCAACAAATGTTGGGAAAGAGTTAGCTCTAAAAACAGCAACTTCAATGGATGAAATAAATAACCAAGTAAATCTAATCAATGAAGCAATAGGTGTTATAGATAATATAGCATTCCAAACAAATATTCTTTCTTTAAATGCAGCAGTAGAAGCAGCAACTGCAGGTGAAGCAGGAAAAGGATTTGCAGTTGTTGCACAAGAAGTACGAAACTTAGCAAGCAGAAGTGCAGAAGCAGCACATGAAATAAAAACAATAGTTGGAAATGCAACTTTAAAAGCAAATGAAGGAAAAAATATTACTTCTGAAATGATAGAAGGATATAATGAATTAAATGAGAATATTGATATTACAATTAAGTTAATTGAAGATGTTGCAACTGCTTCGAAAGAGCAGCAACTAGCAATGGCACAAATAAATGATACGGTAAATTCTTTAGATAGAGCAACACAACAAAACGCTAATTTAGCTTCAACTATTAGTGAAATGGCAAATAAAACTTCACAGCTTGTAATCCATCTTGATGATACAATAAAACAAACAAGTTTTGATAGAAGTGCTCACAAAAGAATTTGTGATACAACTATGATTATTGATATAAATAAATTAAAATCAGATCATATAAACTTCAAAAATATGAATTTTTCTCAAGCAAAAGAAGGTTTTAAATTTACAGTTAAAACTTGTCATGAATGTAATCTTGGAAAATGGATTGATTCAAATGAAGACAAAAAATTTGCAAAATCAAAAGAGTGGCAAGATTTAAAAGTTGCTCATGAAAATGTTCATAAACTTGTTCAAAAAACTTGTGACTTATATGCTTCAAAAGCTGAAAATAAAGAAATTTTTCCAGTTACAAAAGATATCGAAGATAATATAGAAATAGTTTTTGATTTATTAAATAAAGTTAGAGAGATTAACTGCGAAAAAGAGTAA
- a CDS encoding inorganic phosphate transporter, producing MSVLWDALNNIDNFAIVLLLLSLSIALFYEMINGFHDTANAVAMIIYTNSMKAGYSVIMAGIMNFIGVVLGGIGVAYVIVHLLPLDIMVSSNQNATLVMVFSLLISAVVWNLGTWYFGLPVSSSHSLIGSIVGVSIAFGMMNGFTFSQSVNWKVVYGILTALAVSPLLGFGFAFLIMKLSRKLVKNPKFYKTPTGDKKKKPNFWMRTGIIATGAGVSFAHGSNDGQKGIGLIMIILIGILPTYYALNMEAHQYKIMQTRDGAANLAKFYADNNDTLTKLLDEKLLISALKIENKIAECNVNQVYNTTLEISKKLDGLKSYSELSKEDRWKIHTAVLCSDNFFGQVERAYKLIDKDKSDYIADQRKQMIISTEYVPFWVIFAVALMLGIGTMIGYKRVVHTIGEKIGSKPINHMQGTVSQAMAMITILLANFAHAPVSTTHIVSSAVAGTMVAEPDGGVQKKTINTILIAWIFTLPVTAIMGAAIYVALSYITKI from the coding sequence ATGTCTGTCTTGTGGGATGCTTTAAATAATATTGATAACTTTGCAATAGTTTTACTACTTTTGTCATTAAGTATCGCATTATTTTATGAGATGATTAATGGTTTTCATGATACTGCAAATGCTGTTGCAATGATTATATATACTAATTCTATGAAAGCAGGATACTCTGTTATCATGGCTGGAATTATGAACTTTATAGGAGTTGTTTTAGGGGGAATTGGTGTTGCTTATGTTATTGTGCATTTGTTACCGCTTGATATAATGGTTTCTTCAAATCAAAATGCTACTTTAGTAATGGTTTTCTCATTACTTATATCTGCTGTTGTTTGGAATTTAGGAACATGGTATTTTGGTTTACCAGTTTCTAGTTCACACTCTTTAATAGGTTCAATCGTAGGTGTTAGTATCGCTTTTGGTATGATGAATGGATTTACTTTCTCTCAAAGTGTAAATTGGAAAGTTGTTTATGGTATTTTAACAGCATTAGCTGTTTCTCCTTTATTAGGTTTTGGTTTTGCTTTTTTGATTATGAAACTATCAAGAAAACTTGTTAAAAATCCAAAGTTTTATAAAACACCAACTGGAGATAAAAAAAAGAAACCAAATTTCTGGATGAGAACTGGAATTATAGCAACAGGCGCAGGAGTTAGTTTTGCTCATGGTTCTAATGATGGTCAAAAAGGAATTGGTCTTATTATGATTATTCTTATTGGTATTTTACCAACTTATTATGCTTTAAATATGGAAGCTCATCAATACAAAATTATGCAAACCAGAGATGGCGCTGCAAATTTAGCAAAATTCTATGCAGATAATAATGATACTCTTACAAAACTTTTAGATGAAAAATTACTTATTAGTGCACTAAAAATAGAAAATAAAATTGCAGAGTGCAATGTTAATCAAGTGTATAACACAACACTAGAAATTTCTAAAAAATTAGATGGATTAAAATCATACTCGGAACTTTCAAAAGAAGATAGATGGAAAATTCATACAGCTGTTTTATGTTCTGATAACTTCTTTGGACAAGTTGAAAGAGCTTATAAATTAATAGATAAAGATAAATCTGATTATATAGCAGATCAAAGAAAACAAATGATTATTTCTACTGAATATGTTCCATTTTGGGTAATTTTTGCAGTTGCTTTAATGTTAGGAATTGGAACAATGATAGGTTACAAAAGAGTAGTGCATACTATTGGAGAAAAAATTGGCTCTAAACCAATCAATCATATGCAAGGTACAGTATCTCAAGCAATGGCAATGATAACTATTTTATTAGCAAACTTTGCTCATGCTCCTGTTAGTACAACTCATATTGTTTCTAGTGCTGTTGCTGGAACTATGGTTGCTGAACCAGATGGTGGAGTACAAAAAAAGACTATTAACACAATTTTAATTGCATGGATTTTTACCTTACCTGTTACAGCTATAATGGGAGCTGCTATTTACGTAGCTTTAAGTTATATTACAAAAATCTGA
- a CDS encoding aldo/keto reductase codes for MEFRYIGKSGLRVSSICLGTMTFGSTTDEKEAFNIMDKAYENGINFFDTAEIYPVPPKANTVGITENIVGKWLKTKQRDSVILATKVAGAASGWFVPPVRHGLTAIDSFHIKKAIEGSLKRLQTDYIDLYQMHWPDTIVPIEESLKAFDELVKEGKVRYIGTSNDSAYGLTKANETSKNKNLSRFESIQNNFSLLNPRFFDELATVCRKENISLLPYSPMAGGVLSGKYNGNFYPQDARFTSYLNNESKRVRLMADRFVNDKTLKATAKYFELAKEYNVSPVTLAISYSKHFDFVASTIIGARVLSQLDDSLKAFAFKIDDELLSKIETIQKEILYPMG; via the coding sequence ATGGAATTTAGATATATTGGAAAAAGTGGATTAAGAGTTTCAAGTATTTGTTTAGGAACTATGACATTTGGTTCAACAACAGATGAAAAAGAAGCTTTTAATATTATGGATAAAGCTTATGAAAATGGAATAAATTTTTTTGATACAGCTGAGATTTATCCAGTACCTCCCAAAGCAAATACAGTTGGAATTACTGAAAATATAGTAGGAAAATGGTTAAAAACAAAACAAAGAGATTCTGTCATCTTAGCAACTAAAGTCGCTGGTGCAGCTTCTGGTTGGTTTGTTCCACCTGTAAGACATGGACTTACGGCCATTGACTCTTTTCATATAAAAAAAGCAATTGAAGGAAGTTTAAAAAGACTTCAAACTGATTATATAGATCTTTATCAGATGCATTGGCCAGATACTATCGTGCCTATTGAAGAATCACTAAAAGCTTTTGATGAATTAGTTAAAGAAGGAAAAGTAAGATATATAGGAACTTCAAATGATAGTGCTTATGGACTTACAAAAGCAAATGAAACTTCAAAAAATAAAAATTTATCAAGATTTGAATCAATTCAAAATAATTTTTCTTTATTAAATCCAAGATTTTTTGATGAATTAGCAACTGTTTGCCGAAAAGAAAATATTTCACTTTTACCATATTCTCCGATGGCAGGAGGAGTTTTAAGTGGAAAATATAATGGAAACTTTTATCCTCAAGATGCAAGATTTACAAGTTATTTAAACAATGAAAGCAAAAGAGTTAGACTTATGGCTGATAGGTTTGTAAATGATAAAACACTAAAAGCAACAGCAAAATATTTTGAATTAGCAAAAGAATATAATGTTTCACCAGTAACTTTAGCTATCTCATATTCAAAACACTTCGATTTTGTAGCATCAACTATAATTGGAGCTAGAGTATTATCTCAACTAGATGATAGCTTAAAAGCTTTTGCTTTTAAAATAGATGATGAACTTCTATCAAAAATTGAAACAATACAAAAAGAGATTTTATATCCAATGGGATAA
- a CDS encoding SLAC1 anion channel family protein — MQEHIKAIPSNRLQFFPIMMFAVIMGLGGLTLVYERMTSVFFFPISVAMAILVVTVCLFFLVLFFYILKIIRFKEEVKKEFSHPIRVNFFAAFSISMLILSIDFRVFSIEISEIFFIIGALFHIFFTYYTIRFWINNNLEIQHSNPAWFIPIVGNLIVPIAGVGIVDNTILYFYFSIGIFFWIILFAIILNRIIFHNQFAPKFMPTLFILIAPPAIGFISYIKLTGSLDFFAQILFNLGIFFTILVFVMYKNFVKIKFFISWWAFTFPMAAVTLSTVLMYELTKNGIYAIFAYVLTFITTIIVLLVAIATIKHMKKKEICIME; from the coding sequence ATGCAAGAGCATATAAAAGCAATTCCTTCAAATAGATTGCAATTTTTCCCTATAATGATGTTTGCAGTGATTATGGGATTAGGTGGTTTAACTTTAGTTTATGAACGAATGACTTCGGTTTTTTTCTTTCCAATATCTGTTGCTATGGCAATACTAGTTGTTACTGTTTGTCTGTTTTTTTTAGTTTTATTTTTTTATATATTAAAAATTATTAGATTTAAAGAAGAAGTAAAAAAAGAGTTTTCTCACCCAATAAGAGTCAATTTTTTTGCAGCTTTTTCTATTTCTATGCTTATTTTATCAATAGATTTTAGAGTTTTTTCTATAGAAATTTCAGAAATATTTTTTATTATAGGTGCACTTTTCCATATATTTTTTACTTACTATACAATCAGATTTTGGATAAATAACAATCTTGAAATACAACACTCAAATCCAGCTTGGTTTATTCCTATTGTTGGAAACTTGATAGTTCCCATTGCTGGTGTTGGAATAGTTGATAATACAATATTATATTTTTATTTTTCAATAGGAATATTTTTTTGGATAATTTTGTTTGCTATTATTTTGAATAGAATTATTTTTCATAATCAATTTGCTCCAAAATTTATGCCAACACTTTTTATTTTAATAGCGCCTCCTGCTATTGGATTTATCTCTTACATAAAATTGACTGGAAGTTTAGACTTTTTTGCTCAAATTTTATTTAATTTAGGAATATTTTTCACAATTTTAGTTTTTGTTATGTATAAAAATTTTGTAAAAATAAAATTCTTTATTTCATGGTGGGCATTTACATTTCCAATGGCAGCAGTTACTTTAAGTACTGTTTTAATGTATGAATTAACAAAAAATGGTATTTATGCAATCTTTGCTTATGTTTTAACTTTTATTACTACAATAATTGTTCTTTTAGTTGCAATTGCCACTATAAAACATATGAAGAAAAAAGAAATTTGTATAATGGAATAA
- a CDS encoding UDP-N-acetylmuramoyl-L-alanyl-D-glutamate--2,6-diaminopimelate ligase gives MKLIINDKTYTDNSGEADKNSIFVVSKYNEKYIQNAKENGCIEFLNSSELKNHLDMSSIKIIGITGTNGKTTTATTIYKILLSLGFKVALQGTRGFFINETQVEDYSLTTPIQLGNFVHIQKAIQNGCQFFVMEVSSHAIEQNRIEGLTFALKIHTNITRDHLDYHKTIEEYIRVKNSFLSDESVKLVNIDDNVMKYNFTNAFTYSLKNLSDYKVSKYEFEHGMKVEFFYKEKTYSFTSMMMGIFNIYNLMASIAAVHITTQKSLEDICQTLKNFSCVSGRMEIISLNPLVIVDFAHTPDGMDEVLKSFPNKDIICVFGAGGNRDSAKRPLMGEVAKKYSKHIIVTSDNPRFEEPKMIIEDILAGINDKSNVEVLIDRKEALKKAISLANEKSVVLVLGKGDEATQIIGDKKFEFSDKDEVLKILSSKI, from the coding sequence TTGAAACTAATCATAAACGATAAAACATATACAGACAATTCAGGTGAAGCTGATAAAAATTCAATTTTTGTTGTTTCAAAATATAATGAAAAATATATACAAAATGCCAAAGAAAATGGTTGTATTGAGTTTTTAAACTCAAGTGAGTTAAAAAATCATTTAGACATGAGTTCTATAAAAATCATTGGAATAACTGGAACAAATGGTAAAACAACAACTGCAACAACAATTTACAAAATACTTTTAAGTTTGGGCTTTAAAGTTGCACTTCAAGGAACTCGTGGATTTTTTATAAATGAAACACAAGTCGAAGATTATTCTTTGACAACTCCAATTCAACTTGGAAATTTTGTACATATTCAAAAAGCTATTCAAAATGGTTGTCAATTTTTTGTTATGGAAGTAAGCTCTCATGCAATAGAACAAAATAGAATTGAAGGTTTAACTTTTGCTTTAAAAATTCATACAAATATTACAAGAGACCATCTTGATTATCATAAAACTATTGAAGAATATATAAGAGTTAAAAATTCGTTTTTAAGTGATGAGTCTGTAAAGCTAGTAAATATAGATGATAATGTTATGAAATATAATTTTACAAATGCTTTTACATATTCTTTAAAAAATCTTTCTGATTATAAAGTAAGTAAATATGAGTTTGAACATGGCATGAAAGTTGAGTTTTTTTATAAAGAAAAAACTTATAGTTTTACTTCTATGATGATGGGAATTTTTAATATTTATAATCTTATGGCAAGTATTGCTGCTGTTCATATTACAACACAAAAATCTCTTGAAGATATTTGTCAAACATTAAAAAACTTTTCTTGTGTTAGTGGACGAATGGAAATAATTAGTTTAAATCCACTCGTAATTGTGGATTTTGCACATACTCCTGATGGAATGGATGAAGTTTTAAAAAGCTTCCCAAATAAAGATATTATTTGTGTTTTTGGTGCAGGTGGAAATAGAGATAGTGCAAAACGACCACTTATGGGAGAAGTTGCAAAAAAATATTCAAAACATATTATTGTAACTAGCGATAATCCAAGATTTGAAGAACCAAAAATGATAATTGAAGATATTTTAGCTGGAATAAACGATAAATCAAATGTTGAAGTTTTAATCGATAGAAAAGAAGCTTTGAAAAAAGCTATATCTTTAGCAAATGAAAAAAGTGTTGTTTTAGTTCTTGGAAAAGGTGATGAAGCAACGCAAATAATTGGTGATAAAAAATTTGAATTCTCTGATAAAGATGAAGTTTTAAAAATATTAAGTTCTAAAATATAA
- a CDS encoding NifU family protein, protein MMPFSDEDLQNPVSSIIENKISPMLARDGGAIKLLAIKNAKVFVQLQGACVGCSASGSTLKYIVEKELKAAIHPDLEIINVPQGMENNLEEL, encoded by the coding sequence ATGATGCCATTTTCTGATGAAGATTTACAAAATCCAGTAAGTTCTATAATTGAAAATAAAATTTCACCAATGCTAGCACGTGATGGTGGAGCTATAAAACTTTTAGCTATAAAAAATGCAAAAGTTTTTGTACAGTTACAAGGTGCATGTGTTGGCTGTAGTGCAAGTGGAAGTACTTTAAAGTATATTGTAGAAAAAGAATTAAAAGCTGCAATTCATCCTGATTTAGAAATTATAAATGTACCACAAGGTATGGAAAATAATTTAGAGGAATTATAA
- the ileS gene encoding isoleucine--tRNA ligase yields MDYKDSLLLPKTDFPMRGNLPQNEPVKYKQWDDKKVYEKMKKNRVGAPSFTLHDGPPYANGNIHIGHALNKILKDIINKFHYFEGKSIRYVPGWDCHGLPIEQKVEEKIGSEKKKELPKSKLRQLCRDHATKFVEIQKDEFKKLGVIADWENPYLTMDFKFEANIYRELCAIAKQGLLIQRSKPVYWSWAAQTALAEAEVEYEDKTSPSIFVAFKHENIDASIIIWTTTPWTLPANTGISLNGEEEYVKTSDKFVVAKKLYNSLIESGVISGEVVETINPKDLENTFAINPLNGRTSKIVLGDHVMMDSGTGAVHTAPGHGEDDYKVGLRYNLDVIMPVDAYGKYDETIVREKLFRDTDKYLGLNVFKANELILEELGSALLKRVDIRHSYPHCWRTHTPIIFRATKQWFISIDDKYGNKNNTLRENALEVVENLKFYPEWGRNRLKAMLEGRPDWCISRQRDWGVPIAFFRNKKTDEIIFDEKVLNYTAMIFEQYGCDAWYDLEISDLLYPGSGLNPDDLEKTLDILDVWFDSGSTQNAVLRSRNYDAGTFPADMYLEGSDQHRGWFQSSLLTTLASSEIAPYKSILTHGFTVDEKGEKMSKSKGNVVAPDKVIKEYGSEILRLWVAMSDYQSDLKISDNILKQNGELYRKIRNTARFLLANIDDLEEIIDVSKMGPLDKWILNKAKKVFDEIEAAFNVYEFSKGLNKLNNFLVVDLSGIYLDVCKDRLYCDDKKDIHRLASQSAMALIAKKLISTLACILTYTMDELLEFAPAFIKDGCEDIFDYKKFDLPQVESSINEENLIEAKEKFSEIKDALSKEKIIKSTLELSLYTNSENILALDEVESSDWFLVSSVFTTKQSSEVLGKFEVDGKEFEVYKATAHKCPRCWKFTATKEESLCNRCEEVVK; encoded by the coding sequence ATGGATTATAAAGATAGTTTATTGCTTCCAAAAACAGATTTTCCAATGAGAGGAAATCTTCCTCAAAATGAACCTGTAAAATATAAGCAATGGGATGACAAAAAAGTTTACGAGAAAATGAAAAAAAATAGAGTAGGGGCTCCATCATTTACTCTACATGATGGACCTCCTTATGCAAATGGAAATATTCATATTGGTCATGCTTTAAATAAAATTTTAAAAGATATTATTAACAAATTTCATTATTTTGAAGGAAAATCAATTAGATATGTTCCAGGTTGGGATTGTCATGGATTACCAATTGAACAAAAAGTAGAAGAAAAAATAGGAAGTGAAAAGAAAAAAGAACTTCCAAAATCAAAATTAAGACAACTTTGTCGTGATCATGCAACTAAATTTGTTGAAATTCAAAAAGATGAATTCAAAAAATTAGGTGTAATTGCTGATTGGGAAAATCCATATTTAACAATGGATTTTAAATTTGAAGCAAATATTTATAGAGAGTTATGTGCAATTGCAAAACAAGGTCTTTTAATTCAAAGAAGTAAACCAGTTTATTGGTCTTGGGCTGCACAAACTGCACTTGCTGAAGCAGAAGTTGAGTATGAAGATAAAACATCTCCATCAATATTTGTTGCATTTAAACACGAAAATATCGATGCAAGTATAATTATCTGGACAACTACTCCTTGGACACTTCCTGCAAATACGGGAATTTCTTTAAATGGTGAAGAAGAGTATGTAAAAACTTCTGATAAATTTGTTGTAGCAAAAAAATTATATAACTCTTTAATAGAAAGTGGAGTTATAAGTGGTGAAGTAGTTGAAACTATAAATCCAAAAGATTTAGAAAATACATTTGCAATTAATCCATTAAATGGAAGAACTTCTAAAATTGTTTTAGGTGACCATGTTATGATGGATTCAGGAACTGGAGCAGTTCATACTGCACCTGGACATGGAGAAGATGACTATAAAGTTGGATTAAGATATAACTTAGATGTGATTATGCCAGTTGATGCTTATGGTAAATATGATGAGACAATAGTAAGAGAAAAATTATTTAGAGATACAGATAAATATTTAGGATTAAATGTATTTAAAGCAAATGAGTTAATTTTAGAAGAATTAGGAAGTGCTTTATTAAAAAGAGTAGATATTAGACACTCTTATCCACACTGTTGGAGAACTCATACACCAATTATTTTTAGAGCAACAAAACAATGGTTTATCTCAATTGATGATAAATATGGAAATAAAAATAATACATTAAGAGAAAATGCTTTAGAAGTTGTAGAAAATCTAAAATTCTATCCAGAGTGGGGAAGAAATAGATTAAAAGCGATGTTAGAAGGAAGACCTGATTGGTGTATTTCAAGACAAAGAGATTGGGGAGTTCCAATTGCATTTTTTAGAAATAAAAAGACTGATGAAATCATTTTTGATGAAAAAGTTTTAAATTATACAGCAATGATTTTCGAGCAATATGGTTGTGATGCTTGGTATGATTTAGAGATTTCTGATTTACTATATCCAGGAAGTGGATTAAATCCTGATGATTTGGAAAAAACTTTAGATATTTTAGATGTTTGGTTTGATAGTGGTTCAACTCAAAATGCAGTTTTAAGAAGTAGAAATTATGATGCTGGAACTTTCCCTGCGGATATGTATCTTGAAGGAAGTGATCAACATAGAGGTTGGTTCCAATCTTCACTTTTAACAACTTTAGCTTCAAGTGAAATTGCTCCTTATAAATCGATTTTGACTCACGGCTTCACTGTTGATGAAAAAGGTGAAAAAATGTCTAAATCAAAAGGAAATGTTGTTGCTCCTGATAAAGTTATAAAAGAGTATGGAAGTGAAATTTTAAGACTTTGGGTTGCAATGAGTGATTATCAAAGTGATTTAAAAATCTCTGATAATATCTTAAAACAAAATGGTGAGTTATATAGAAAAATAAGAAACACAGCAAGATTCTTACTTGCAAATATTGATGATTTAGAAGAGATTATTGATGTTTCTAAAATGGGACCATTAGATAAATGGATTTTAAATAAAGCTAAAAAAGTATTTGATGAAATTGAAGCTGCATTTAATGTTTATGAATTTTCAAAAGGTTTAAATAAATTAAATAACTTCTTAGTTGTTGATTTATCTGGGATTTATCTTGATGTTTGTAAAGATAGATTATATTGTGATGATAAAAAAGATATTCATAGGCTTGCAAGTCAAAGTGCAATGGCACTGATTGCAAAAAAACTTATTTCAACTTTAGCTTGTATTTTAACATATACAATGGATGAATTATTAGAGTTTGCACCAGCATTTATAAAAGATGGTTGTGAAGATATTTTTGATTACAAAAAATTTGATTTACCACAAGTTGAATCTTCTATAAATGAAGAAAATTTGATAGAAGCAAAAGAGAAATTTTCTGAAATTAAAGATGCTTTAAGTAAAGAAAAAATTATAAAATCTACTTTAGAATTATCTTTATATACAAACAGTGAAAATATTTTGGCTTTAGATGAAGTTGAATCAAGTGATTGGTTTTTGGTAAGTAGTGTCTTTACAACAAAACAAAGTAGTGAAGTTTTAGGTAAATTTGAAGTTGATGGAAAAGAATTTGAAGTTTATAAAGCAACTGCTCATAAATGTCCAAGATGCTGGAAATTTACAGCAACTAAAGAAGAATCACTTTGTAATAGATGTGAAGAAGTAGTAAAATAG